The Caretta caretta isolate rCarCar2 chromosome 10, rCarCar1.hap1, whole genome shotgun sequence genome has a window encoding:
- the LOC142073454 gene encoding uncharacterized protein LOC142073454: MQSSSAQVTMMESQNRKRAPAWTEREVRDLIAVWGEESVLSELRSSFRNAKTFLKISQGMKDRGHNRDPKQCRVKLKELRQAYQKTREANSRSGSEPQTCRFYDELHAILGGSATTTPAVLFDSFNGDGGNTEVGFGDEEDDEEEVVDSSQQASGETGFPDSQELFLTLDLEPVPPEPTQGCLLDSAGGEGTSAACVSMITGSSPSQRLVKLRKKKNALAMKCSPSSCCPPTLTEHRRMRGGK, translated from the exons atgcagagctcatcagcacaggtgaccatgatggagtcccagaatcgcaaaagagctccagcatggaccgaacgggaggtacgggatctgatcgctgtttggggagaggaatccgtgctatcagaactccgttccagttttcgaaatgccaaaacctttctgaaaatctcccagggcatgaaggacagaggccataacagggacccgaagcagtgccgcgtgaaactgaaggagctgaggcaagcctaccagaaaaccagagaggcgaacagccgctctgggtcagagccccaaacatgccgcttctatgatgagctgcatgccattttagggggttcagccaccactaccccagccgtgttgtttgactccttcaatggagatggaggcaatacggaagtaggttttggggacgaagaagatgatgaggaggaggttgtagatagctcacagcaagcaagcggagaaaccggttttcccgacagccaggaactgtttctcaccctagacctggagccagtaccccccgaacccacccaaggctgcctcctggactcagcaggcggagaagggacctctg ctgcatgtgtttcaatgatcacaggatcttctccttcccagaggctagtgaagcttagaaagaaaaaaaacgcactcgcgatgaaatgttctccgagctcatgctgtcctcccacactgacagagcacagacgaatgcgtggaggcaaataa